In the genome of Ancylomarina subtilis, one region contains:
- a CDS encoding DUF6261 family protein → MTLQILSLADTNEIARIASVTVKEFEKRDWIKDVYLDAILERLKIETEVLLASEPTVRTNEFAQKLMVQDAICDQIFNGIKQFVRANTYSMDKDKVKNADMIWAVFEAHDILPYRLGYDEQIFLCESLLKVLDKAHNQKAIASLDGVFGYVALLKMHKNKLCSILGDSTIDEMDRAEGIAAAIQKNVVRNVLNNDLLPYLQVMSRANADVYRVSFKAISEYITGVNIKVKDRNTCCTYQVEDHSMEEINN, encoded by the coding sequence ATGACATTACAGATATTAAGTCTTGCTGATACCAATGAGATAGCACGTATCGCAAGTGTTACGGTTAAGGAATTTGAAAAAAGGGATTGGATTAAAGATGTGTATTTAGATGCAATTTTGGAGCGCTTGAAAATTGAAACAGAGGTGTTGCTTGCCTCTGAACCAACTGTTAGAACCAATGAATTCGCACAAAAACTAATGGTTCAGGATGCGATTTGCGATCAGATTTTTAATGGGATTAAGCAGTTTGTCAGGGCGAATACCTATTCTATGGATAAGGACAAAGTTAAAAATGCAGATATGATTTGGGCAGTTTTTGAGGCTCATGATATTTTGCCATATCGTTTGGGCTATGATGAGCAGATTTTTTTATGTGAATCACTTTTAAAGGTCCTTGATAAGGCGCATAATCAGAAGGCTATTGCAAGTTTGGATGGGGTGTTTGGATATGTGGCTCTGCTGAAAATGCATAAAAATAAGTTGTGTAGCATTCTCGGCGACTCGACGATAGATGAGATGGACAGAGCGGAAGGTATTGCTGCTGCAATACAAAAAAATGTGGTGCGAAATGTTTTAAACAACGATCTTTTGCCATACCTGCAGGTGATGAGCAGGGCGAATGCTGATGTGTATCGGGTCAGTTTTAAGGCCATTTCGGAATATATAACAGGTGTTAATATAAAGGTTAAGGATCGAAATACATGCTGTACATATCAGGTCGAAGACCATTCTATGGAAGAAATAAACAACTAA
- a CDS encoding HNH endonuclease — MRNPNWTREQLILAFNLYCKIPFGKISKTNPQIIQLAELIGRTPSAVGLKLSNLASFDPDLQARGIKGMQNAGKGDRLIFEEFQNNREALVFESENILADMQDLSLENKYLAELPDLSTMAGETRERYMKTRVNQNFFRQMILSNYHSKCAVTGIDMPALLIASHIIPWAQNEQERLNPTNGICLSALYDKAFDKHLISFDEDYRMILSTNLKEHCTKDYYQTHFGKMEGQEMILPSRGLPGLEFLERHRENIILY, encoded by the coding sequence ATGCGAAATCCAAATTGGACAAGAGAGCAACTCATCCTTGCCTTTAACCTTTACTGTAAAATACCATTTGGGAAGATTTCCAAAACAAACCCTCAAATCATTCAGTTGGCTGAATTGATCGGTCGAACACCTAGCGCCGTTGGTTTAAAACTATCCAATCTGGCAAGTTTTGATCCTGACCTACAAGCCAGAGGTATAAAAGGAATGCAAAACGCAGGGAAAGGTGACCGTTTGATTTTTGAAGAATTCCAAAACAATAGAGAAGCCCTTGTATTTGAAAGTGAAAACATACTTGCCGACATGCAAGACCTGAGTCTTGAAAATAAATACCTAGCTGAACTACCCGACCTAAGCACAATGGCAGGCGAAACCCGCGAACGTTACATGAAAACAAGAGTCAATCAAAACTTTTTTCGCCAGATGATTCTTTCCAACTACCACAGCAAATGTGCTGTAACGGGTATCGACATGCCAGCCTTGCTCATAGCTAGCCACATTATACCTTGGGCACAAAACGAACAAGAACGCCTCAATCCGACCAATGGCATTTGCCTTTCGGCACTTTACGATAAAGCATTCGACAAACACCTCATCAGTTTTGATGAGGACTACCGCATGATCCTCTCAACAAACTTAAAAGAACACTGCACCAAAGACTATTACCAAACCCACTTTGGAAAAATGGAAGGACAAGAAATGATTCTGCCAAGTAGAGGATTGCCGGGCTTGGAGTTTTTGGAGAGGCATAGAGAGAACATTATCCTATATTAA
- a CDS encoding ATP-binding protein produces the protein MRNDELERLVNQRTSELESENKELSSEMEIHKKAEEKLLKKQDHFLKIFSAVPVGLLLLNGETEIVEANQAIYSMVLRDPIDVIGRRAGNGLGCIHSYEDSKGCGFSNSCPACPLRRGIEQIIAESPCVVDAELNLTLMIDDKPQLRCLNVSAEPVEIDGHLYVIVAIDDMTDRKKTEEALRESEKRMSIILESEPECVKIINPDGDLVYMNPAGLDMIDADNLGQVMGQSLLPLIGEKYREAFADNFLNALNGGGGKLEFDVVGLKGRHIWLESNSVPLRLQNEEIAGVLSITRDISDRKLAEDKLKRSLSLVNATLESTVDGILVVDTERKVRRYNNKFAELWRIPESVLATLDDETLLAFVLDQLSEPQIFLEKVEGLYLTDSESFDVVDFKDGRIFEFYSRPQELDGEKIGRVWSFRDVTERKKSEEALEESKRQLEELNATKDKLFSIIGHDMRGPIGGFKQLIDLTISDCDLSDTQSVSEILEVIQQSANTIYELLENLLDWAKSQRDAVMFMPSNLNLHQVIHACISLLSDMASKKNICIHNQTSSKQLVFADQNMLMTILRNLLTNAIKFTHPGNNIYVSVEDTGKAIFIRVKDEGVGMNAENLGNLFKATAGAPRFGTAGEKGTGLGLLLCKEFIEKHGGRIEAESEVGKGSTFCFSLPYARELMN, from the coding sequence ATGAGAAATGATGAGCTTGAAAGACTGGTAAATCAGAGAACTTCAGAACTCGAATCTGAAAATAAAGAGTTATCCTCCGAGATGGAAATCCATAAAAAGGCTGAGGAAAAACTTTTGAAAAAACAGGATCATTTTTTGAAAATATTTTCTGCAGTGCCAGTGGGTCTACTGCTTCTGAATGGTGAAACCGAAATTGTAGAAGCTAATCAGGCAATTTATTCCATGGTTCTTCGTGACCCTATAGATGTAATCGGACGCAGGGCAGGGAATGGTCTAGGCTGTATTCATAGTTATGAAGATTCTAAAGGCTGTGGTTTTTCCAATTCATGTCCGGCTTGCCCATTACGCCGGGGGATAGAACAAATTATTGCCGAAAGTCCTTGTGTTGTTGACGCAGAACTGAATTTAACCTTGATGATCGATGATAAGCCTCAGCTGCGTTGTTTAAACGTTAGTGCTGAACCGGTGGAAATTGACGGACATCTATATGTGATAGTCGCTATCGATGATATGACAGATCGCAAAAAAACCGAAGAGGCACTACGCGAAAGTGAAAAACGAATGAGCATCATCCTCGAATCAGAACCCGAATGTGTAAAAATTATTAATCCGGATGGAGACTTGGTTTACATGAATCCTGCTGGTCTTGATATGATTGATGCGGATAATTTGGGACAGGTTATGGGGCAATCCTTACTTCCTTTGATAGGTGAGAAGTACAGAGAGGCATTTGCGGATAACTTCTTGAATGCCTTAAATGGGGGCGGTGGTAAGTTAGAATTCGATGTTGTCGGATTGAAGGGCAGACATATTTGGTTGGAATCCAATAGTGTTCCTCTGCGTCTTCAAAACGAGGAAATTGCAGGCGTGTTAAGTATCACTCGCGATATTTCTGATCGTAAACTGGCAGAAGATAAGCTCAAACGATCATTGTCATTGGTGAATGCGACTCTTGAATCTACAGTTGATGGTATACTTGTGGTGGATACTGAAAGAAAGGTCAGACGGTATAATAATAAGTTTGCAGAACTGTGGCGCATTCCTGAATCCGTTCTCGCAACCCTCGATGATGAAACCTTATTGGCATTTGTACTCGATCAGTTGTCCGAACCCCAAATCTTTTTGGAAAAAGTAGAGGGCTTGTATCTGACCGACAGCGAGTCTTTTGATGTGGTCGATTTTAAAGACGGACGGATATTTGAATTTTATTCACGCCCGCAGGAACTCGATGGCGAGAAGATTGGACGGGTATGGAGTTTTCGTGATGTGACTGAGCGAAAGAAATCGGAAGAAGCTCTCGAAGAAAGTAAGCGTCAACTGGAAGAGTTGAATGCAACCAAAGACAAACTGTTTTCTATTATCGGGCACGATATGCGAGGTCCTATTGGGGGATTCAAACAACTCATCGACCTGACTATTTCGGATTGCGATTTAAGCGATACCCAAAGTGTTAGTGAAATCTTAGAAGTGATTCAACAATCAGCCAATACAATTTACGAATTATTGGAGAACCTTTTGGATTGGGCAAAAAGTCAGCGGGATGCGGTCATGTTTATGCCTTCGAATCTAAATCTGCATCAGGTTATTCATGCGTGTATATCCTTATTGTCGGATATGGCAAGCAAAAAAAACATTTGCATTCACAATCAAACTTCAAGCAAGCAATTGGTTTTTGCTGACCAAAATATGCTCATGACCATTCTTCGGAATTTACTGACCAATGCCATTAAGTTTACGCATCCGGGTAATAATATTTATGTGTCGGTTGAGGATACTGGGAAAGCCATTTTCATCAGGGTGAAAGATGAAGGAGTTGGGATGAATGCTGAAAATTTAGGCAATTTGTTTAAAGCAACAGCGGGTGCGCCAAGATTCGGAACAGCTGGTGAAAAGGGAACAGGTTTAGGTCTGCTGCTCTGCAAAGAATTTATTGAAAAACACGGAGGCCGAATTGAGGCCGAATCAGAAGTCGGAAAGGGAAGTACTTTCTGTTTTAGTCTGCCATACGCAAGAGAATTGATGAATTGA